The Eubacterium maltosivorans genome includes the window AAGAAAGCAGGGGCTTCCAGGAAGCCGCTGCTTTCTTTTAAGCTTATTTTAAAAGAGCCTGAACCTTGGCCCGCTTCTGGAAAAGTGCACAGCCGCCGTCATGCTCGCCGCCTACCAGCGATTCCTGCTGCAGCCTGGCAAAAAACGGTGAGTCCAACACCTCCAGCAGAGTATGCTCTCTCAGGCTTCTGTCTGAATAAGGTGAAAATGGGCAGGCCTCCGCCGCACCATAAGCATTGATGTGGAAAAACCCCCGCCCGGCTGCCAGGCACCCACCCATATGCTTTTCATCTCCCGGGAATGAAAGAAAGACCATCCCCGGCATGCCTTCTCTCAGCACAGTTTGCCGCTGCTCTAAAACGGTCCGTTCGGCTTCTGAGGGCGCCAGCAGCTCGCTGCCCGTCTCCACCGGCACATACTCCACAAAAAAGGCAATCCTGCAGCCCTGGCGGTTGAGCATTCTGATAAAGGCGTCATCGGTAACGGCATGAAGGTTCCCGGTGGTAACAGTGATGGACACGCCAAAGAGGACCCCTCTTCTCCTGAGACGTTCCATAATCTCCTGAATCGCGCTGTACGTCCCATCGCCGCGGCGGGCGTCAGTCTGTGCTCTGTTGCCTTCAATGCTGATTACGGGGATTATATGCCGGTTTTTATCAAAAAAATCCGCCGTGTCCTCGTCAATCAACAGACCATTGGTAAAAACCGGGAAGACCATCTCCCTTGCACGGGCAGCCGCCTCCAGAACATCCCGCCGCATGAGCGGTTCACCTCCTGCCAGAAGGTTGAAGGAAACACCCAGCCCGGCGGCTTCCTCAAATATTTTCTGCCATTCCTCTGCGCTTAGCTCCCTTTCTTCGCCAGAGCCGCAGATACCGTTTGCCCGGGCATAACAGCCCTTGCAGTGAAGATTGCATCCGGTAGCAATGCTGGAGATCAGAAACGGCGGAATATGGCGGCCCTGCTGCTCAGCTGCCTCACGTTTCTTCATGGCCCGCCTAAGCCTGTCCCGAAGCTTCAGAATAAAAACAGTCTCCCTTGGATTCTTAAGGGTTCCTCTCACAACGCCAGCCGCCAGCTTTTCAATGGCCCGGTTCATATAACAGGTAAGCTCACGATTCTGCTTCATGGCTTTTCTCCCGCACATCATAAAGCGCTGCGAACTGCCGGACATGTCTCTCCAGAGTCTGCATCACTGCTTTCATATCCGTAACCCCAGGCTCAAACTGGTTAAAGATCATATAGATTGGGCCGTGAAACTGCATTGCAGCCATTTGGGGATCTGCCCTGACAAAATAGCCGTTGTCAATCATCCAGGCAAATAGCTGAGCCTGATAGTCGAGAGCCCCGTCAATAAACATTTTCTGATAAATAGCCTGAACCTTTTCGTTGTTAAAACGCTCA containing:
- a CDS encoding radical SAM/SPASM domain-containing protein; this encodes MKQNRELTCYMNRAIEKLAAGVVRGTLKNPRETVFILKLRDRLRRAMKKREAAEQQGRHIPPFLISSIATGCNLHCKGCYARANGICGSGEERELSAEEWQKIFEEAAGLGVSFNLLAGGEPLMRRDVLEAAARAREMVFPVFTNGLLIDEDTADFFDKNRHIIPVISIEGNRAQTDARRGDGTYSAIQEIMERLRRRGVLFGVSITVTTGNLHAVTDDAFIRMLNRQGCRIAFFVEYVPVETGSELLAPSEAERTVLEQRQTVLREGMPGMVFLSFPGDEKHMGGCLAAGRGFFHINAYGAAEACPFSPYSDRSLREHTLLEVLDSPFFARLQQESLVGGEHDGGCALFQKRAKVQALLK